In one Gopherus evgoodei ecotype Sinaloan lineage chromosome 1, rGopEvg1_v1.p, whole genome shotgun sequence genomic region, the following are encoded:
- the GALNT4 gene encoding polypeptide N-acetylgalactosaminyltransferase 4 gives MRIRLARRWTWLGRSCLLLGLLMVAYFVVELSVSTFHASSTGDSVTNGRWERHFSDRAEKAEDLARPVYEKSPPDSSAPGEWGKAARPQLSPEEKKLEEELIEKYAINIYLSDKISLHRHIQDNRMYECKAKSYNYRKLPTTSVIIAFYNEAWSTLLRTVHSVLETSPAVLLKEIILVDDLSDKIYLKAELEKYISNLKRVRLIRTSKREGLVRARLIGATFATGDVLTFLDCHCECNSGWLEPLLERIAENETVIICPVIDTIDWNTFEFYMQTGEPMIGGFDWRLTFQWHSVPEHERQRWKSKTDPIRSPTMAGGLFAVSKKYFEYLGTYDTGMDVWGGENLELSFRVWQCGGTLEIHPCSHVGHVFPKRAPYARPNFLQNTARAAEVWMDEYKEHFYNRNPPARKENYGDISERKLLRERLKCKNFDWYLKNIFSSLHVPEDRPGWHGAIHSMGISSECLDYNSPEHNPTGTHVSLFGCHGQGGNQFFEYTSSKEIRFNSVTELCAEVPEQKDFIGMRNCPKESSPVPENIIWHFKEDGTIYHPHSGKCLSAYRTSEGRPDVQMRTCNAADKNQIWKFEK, from the coding sequence ATGAGGATCCGTCTGGCCAGAAGATGGACTTGGCTTGGCAGAAGCTGCCTGTTGCTTGGCCTCTTGATGGTTGCCTACTTCGTAGTGGAGCTGTCTGTTTCTACCTTCCATGCCTCCTCCACCGGAGACAGCGTCAccaatgggagatgggagagacaCTTTTCTGACAGAGCAGAAAAAGCAGAGGATTTGGCTCGTCCAGTTTATGAAAAATCCCCTCCTGATTCTTCTGCGCCAGGAGAATGGGGTAAGGCCGCTCGTCCACAGTTGTCTCCTGAGGAAAAGAAACTTGAAgaagagctgattgaaaaatatgcaattaatatttatttgagTGACAAAATATCTCTACATCGTCACATACAGGACAATCGAATGTATGAATGTAAAGCCAAATCTTACAACTATAGAAAACTCCCAACTACATCCGTTATAATTGCTTTCTATAATGAAGCTTGGTCAACCTTACTGCGGACAGTTCACAGCGTTCTTGAAACATCTCCTGCAGTACTTCTAAAAGAAATTATACTAGTGGATGACTTGAGCGATAAAATATATCTGAAGGCTGAACTTGAAAAGTACATTAGTAACCTGAAAAGAGTTCGTTTGATAAGAACCAGCAAACGAGAAGGACTGGTTCGTGCACGCTTAATTGGAGCTACTTTTGCTACTGGTGATGTCCTTACATTCCTAGATTGTCATTGTGAGTGTAACTCCGGTTGGCTGGAACCACTTTTAGAGAGGATTGCTGAGAACGAGACTGTGATCATTTGTCCTGTTATAGATACCATTGACTGGAATACATTTGAATTCTACATGCAGACGGGTGAGCCCATGATTGGGGGATTTGACTGGCGATTGACATTTCAGTGGCATTCTGTGCCTGAACATGAACGTCAAAGATGGAAATCTAAAACTGACCCTATTAGATCCCCAACTATGGCTGGTGGGCTATTTGCAGTTAGTAAGAAGTATTTTGAGTATCTTGGTACATATGACACAGGGATGGATGTCTGGGGTGGGGAGAATTTAGAACTATCATTCAGGGTGTGGCAATGTGGTGGCACATTGGAGATCCATCCTTGTTCCCATGTAGGCCATGTGTTTCCAAAGCGGGCTCCATATGCGAGGCCAAATTTCCTTCAGAACACTGCACGTGCTGCTGAAGTGTGGATGGATGAGTATAAAGAACATTTTTACAATAGAAATCCTCcagcaagaaaagaaaattacGGTGATATTTCTGAAAGAAAGCTACTAAGAGAGCGTTTGAAATGTAAGAATTTTGACtggtatttgaaaaatattttttccagcttACATGTACCAGAGGATCGTCCGGGCTGGCATGGAGCTATCCACAGTATGGGAATATCGTCAGAATGTTTAGACTACAATTCACCTGAACATAATCCTACTGGGACTCATGTCTCTCTCTTTGGATGTCATGGTCAAGGAGGCAATCAGTTCTTTGAATATACATCGAGTAAAGAAATTAGGTTTAACTCTGTGACTGAACTATGTGCTGAAGTGCCTGAACAAAAGGATTTCATTGGCATGAGGAACTGCCCAAAAGAGAGCTCCCCTGTCCCAGAAAATATCATATGGCATTTTAAAGAGGATGGGACTATTTATCATCCTCATTCAGGAAAGTGCCTTAGTGCTTATCGTACTTCTGAGGGTCGGCCTGATGTGCAAATGAGGACTTGTAATGCTGCAGATAAAAATCAAATTTGGAAGTTTGAGAAATAA